From a single Paraburkholderia sp. D15 genomic region:
- the ftsZ gene encoding cell division protein FtsZ has translation MEFQMLETETNGTIIKVVGVGGAGGNAVQHMINKGVQGVDFIVMNTDAQALSRSRATAVIQLGNTGLGAGAKPEMGRAAAEEARERIADALRGAHMVFITAGMGGGTGTGAAPVVAQIAKEMGILTVGVVSKPFEFEGGKRMRVAEAGSQQLEDHVDSLIVVLNDKLFEVMGDDAEMDKCFQCADDVLNNAVAGIAEIINVDGLVNVDFEDVKTVMGEQGKAMMGTATVAGVDRARLAAEQAVASPLLEGVDLSGARGVLVNITSSRSLRLSETREVMNTIKSYAAEDATVIFGAVYDDAMGDALRVTVVATGLGRAAKKQQSAPMTLLRTGTDNQPIGGMHHTAYAPAAAQASTADYGALDTPAVWRTSRDTAASHVQALQEKGVDTYDIPAFLRKQAD, from the coding sequence ATGGAATTCCAGATGCTGGAAACCGAAACGAACGGCACCATCATCAAGGTGGTCGGAGTAGGTGGCGCTGGCGGCAATGCCGTTCAGCACATGATCAACAAAGGCGTGCAAGGCGTCGACTTCATCGTGATGAACACGGACGCGCAAGCGCTCTCGCGTTCGCGCGCGACCGCGGTGATCCAGCTCGGCAACACGGGTCTGGGCGCCGGCGCCAAGCCGGAAATGGGTCGCGCGGCAGCCGAAGAAGCCCGTGAGCGTATCGCCGATGCACTGCGCGGCGCGCACATGGTCTTCATCACGGCCGGCATGGGCGGCGGCACGGGCACGGGCGCGGCGCCGGTGGTCGCGCAGATCGCGAAGGAAATGGGTATCTTGACCGTCGGCGTGGTCAGCAAGCCGTTCGAATTCGAAGGCGGCAAGCGCATGCGCGTGGCGGAAGCCGGTTCGCAGCAACTGGAGGATCACGTCGACTCGCTGATCGTCGTTCTGAACGACAAGCTGTTCGAGGTGATGGGCGATGACGCCGAGATGGACAAGTGCTTCCAGTGCGCCGACGACGTTCTGAACAACGCTGTGGCCGGTATCGCGGAAATCATCAACGTCGACGGTCTGGTGAACGTCGACTTCGAAGACGTGAAGACGGTGATGGGCGAGCAGGGCAAGGCGATGATGGGCACGGCGACGGTCGCCGGTGTCGATCGCGCGCGTCTGGCGGCCGAGCAGGCTGTCGCGAGCCCGCTGCTGGAAGGCGTGGATCTGTCGGGCGCGCGTGGCGTGCTGGTGAACATCACGTCGAGCCGTTCGCTGCGTCTGTCGGAAACGCGCGAAGTGATGAACACGATCAAGAGCTACGCCGCGGAAGACGCGACGGTGATCTTCGGCGCGGTGTACGACGACGCGATGGGCGACGCGCTGCGCGTGACGGTCGTGGCGACGGGTCTGGGCCGTGCGGCGAAGAAGCAGCAATCGGCACCGATGACGCTGCTGCGCACCGGCACCGACAACCAGCCGATCGGCGGCATGCACCACACCGCCTACGCACCGGCTGCCGCGCAGGCGAGCACCGCCGACTACGGCGCGCTGGACACGCCGGCAGTGTGGCGTACCTCGCGCGACACGGCGGCTTCGCACGTGCAGGCGCTGCAGGAAAAGGGCGTCGATACGTACGACATTCCGGCGTTCCTGCGCAAGCAGGCGGACTGA